The genomic stretch tactttcgctgatgccagaggctctcatgtctcgcttgcagacatctctatatgttagtcttgggcggcccttgggtctgactccttccacaagctcagcatataagatatctttcgggattctaccatctggcatgcgggtgacatgtccgagccagcgtaatcttctttgtgtcaggagagcatacatgctgttcatattggccaatctcaaaacttcctgattggagacatggtccctccaagagatgcccattatgcgtctcaggcagcgcaagtggaaactattcaatctgtgctcttggtacatgtatgttgaccagctttcactgccataaaggagagtgctcaaaacacaggcgttgtagactaggattttggtcgctgtggtcaatttaccattttcccagacgcgcttggagagttttgccaatgctgtggtagcttttcctatcctttttgtcagctcgatgtctaagtctaggttactgacaattgttgaacccaagtaggtaaattcctgcaccactgaaagggtgtggttcccaatttgtattataggtatttctgcgacgtcttgtgccaggatttcggtcttggagagacttatagtaaggctaaactcttgacaagcagctgctaaggcgttcactagcttctgtagacctccttgtgagtgagatacgagtgccgcgtcatcggcaaacagcagctcccttatcaagatacgacgccttttcgttttggctttaagacgcgAAAAGTAATACAATTGACACAGATTTCATTTTTGAGTTATTTTGACAgaaaaataacacacacacaaaagaatgTCGCAAACAATGTCAATGTTGCCGTTAAAGTGCtatgaaaaataatattgaacgTCATAAACTCatgaaaaagtttgtacacttaaaagaaagtaaatacaaatagatgcgtgtatagaaaaaaaaagtacgaaACAGTATATCGGAGAGAAACTACAGTATATCGGAGAAAAACTACAGTATATCGGAGAGAAACTACAGTATATCGGAGAGAAACTACAGTATATCGGAGAGAAACTACAGTATATCGGAGAGAAACTACATCATATCGGAGAGAAACTACAGTATATCGGAGAGAAACTACAGTATATCGGAGAGAAACTACAGTATATCGGAGAGAAACTACAGTATATCGGAGAGAAACTACAGCATATCGGAGAGAAACTACAGGATATCGGAGAGAAACTACATCATATCGGAGAGAAACTACATCATATCGGAGAGAAACTAAAGTATATCGGAGAGAAACTACATCATATCGGAGAGAAACTACAGTATATCGGAGAGAAACTACAGTATATCGGAGAGAAACTACAGTATATCGGAGAGAAACTACAGCATATCGGAGAGAAACTACAGGATATCGGAGAGAAACTACATCATATCGGAGAGAAACTACATCATATCGGAGAGAAACTAAAGTATATCGGAGAGAAACTACAGGATATCGGAGAGAAACTACAGGATATCGGAGAGAAACTACATCATATCGGAGAGAAACTAAAGTATATCGGAGAGAAACTACAGGATATCAGAGAGAAACTACAGGATATCGGAGAGAAACTACATCATATCGGAGAGAAACTAAAGTATATCGGAGAGAAACTACAGGATATCGGAGAGAAACTACAGGATATCGGAGAGAAACTACAGGATATCGGAGAGAAACTACAGTATATCGGAGAGAAACTACAGGATATCGGAGAGAAACTACATCATATCGGTGAGAAACTACAGGATATCGGAGAGAAACTAAAGTATATCGGAGAGAAACTACAGGATATCGGAGAGAAACTACAGGATATCGGAGAGAAACTACAGTATATCGGAGAGAAACTACAGTATATCGGAGAGAAACTACAGGATATCGGAGAGAAACTACAGGATATCGGAGAGAAACTAAAGTATATCGGAGAGAAACTACAGGATATCGGAGAGAAACTACAGGATATCGGAGAGAAACTACAGGATATCGGTGAGAAACTACAGGATATCGGAGAGAAACTAAAGTATATCGGAGAGAAGCTACAGGATATCGGAGAGAAACTACAGTATATCGGAGAGAAACTACAGTATATCGGAGAGAAACTACAGGATATCGGAGAGAAACTACAGGATATCGGAGAGAAACTAAAGTATATCGGAGAGAAACTACAGTATATCGGAGAGAAACTACAGGATATCGGAGAGAAACTACAGGATATCGGAGAGAAACTACAGGATATCGGTGAGAAACTACAGGATATCGGAGAGAAACTAAAGTATATCGGAGAGAAACTACAGGATATCGGAGAGAAACTACAGGATATCGGTGAGAAACTACAGGATATCGGAGAGAAACTAAAGTATATCGGAGAGAAACTACAGGATATCGGAGAGAAACTACAGTATAtcggagagaaagacagaataacaaagaaagacacatACTTTAGAAAGGATCAAAAGGTTTTTAATGCACGTACTAGAAATCTTTCGACAAACCTGTGATGTGTACAAGCATTAAAACACTTAGAAACACTTGGTACAAGGTGTCCATTTGAAAGCCATTACCAAACACTTTGAGTTGCCAACTAGGACTTGAAGACATAAACAACCAATACAGTCCTGACCTTTATATCACGTTCTATCTGTATCACTTCAGGACGTCAGCGGCATTGCGATATTTTGATTACCACACAGGGAATTCCAACTCAGCGTAATAACCAAAAAGAAGGCCAAATACCACTTGATCCTGACAACATGGCCAGCAGGTCCTCCATCgaatgaaacacaaatatcGATGTTTCAAATGGTAGAGGTGAGGCATAGGTAGGCCAGTACTATCTTGTTCTATTTATATCTCGCTATTCTAGGTTACACTTTTCAAACTAAGATAATCTAGGCCCAGGTGGCCAGCACTTAGCAACAATCATCAATAGAGATAGTCTCATTCAACAATAAAGATAGTTTCATTCGACAATAGAGATAGTTTCATTCAACAATAGAAATAGTTTCATTCAACAATAGAGATAGTTTCATTCaaaatagaaatagtttcatttgTTATAGTGTTAAGAATACCAATATCGCCCTTCAAATGCTATTTCCTAGATATTAATAATTACAAATATGcacaattaatgtttttttttaaagatttcttcACTGTGTatgatttttatatattgaataaTTACTATTGTCaatcgataaagaaagataactttaattttttttatttgaacttcattttaaattatcaaaaaGGTCAATATAAATATGTCTAGGATAAAATAAATCCtttgttaaaataaacataCTTTTCTCACTTTACTTACCAAGTAATTCATATGTGATAatatactcttttttttcttaaaaacatttagtttaTTCAAACTCGCATTATTTATGATACTATCTATGTATTTATAAGActtattttcaaaaacaaaaacattccaAATTCAAAATAGTAAGTTTAAATCCGGTAGTTTGTACTGTTTTGGTAGTTCAGCTGTAGCAGTAAGGACTTCGGATGGTTAAGTATTTAATTGAGGTAGTTCGTAGTGTTTTGATAGCTCAGTTTTATTGTGCTTAGTTACTAATgcatctctctcttttctctcttcctgTCTCACTTTCTATCCTACATACCTTCATTGCATCTTTATATCTTGAAAATCTTAATCTTCcaaatagaagatgattacgtactACGTCCTACGCATGTGCCTAGGTCAATcaggtcatgcatgttaaccaatgacttaaattctaccaaatcgctggttttcctgcctggctcaggcaactcattcaatgctctaatagcgctagggaagaaggagtaatTGTACAAACAATCTGTTCACTGACTTTGACTCTAGAATGTATTGCTATCTACGTGCTAACTCCATgagcttttattttttagttctcAAGCTTAATAAGTATCTTAAGTAGCAACAAAGAgatactttatattttcatgttaCAATGTCTTATATATTTGTCTTATATATTTCTCTTATATATTTGTCTTATATATTTGTGATACATTCGACAAAACATGTGGAATAGTTTAGAATAACTATGGTATAAAACTATACTTTATACAGTAGAGGAAATAATGAAGtatagtagatttttaaataaagttttaaaaaaaatggcctaCGTGTATGAAAAATCCATTAGATTACATAGAGACATATCTTTGTCTATGTTTTcatattaataaaaagaaaaaaagatacatattaaaaaatctaaaaacagTTGTTTAAGCAGGCAGTACAAAACTCAAGCTGTgttgaacgaaaaaaaaaatcatcacttCATAATATGATTTGCAATATTTTCATTACAAAAACGTATTAATTTTCAGCTTAAGAGTTCTTCTTAAAATTCATGGATTGCAAGAAGAGGTCTGTCACGCGGTGCCCTGAGGCATTGAGCTCATTAGCATTGTACTTTTAATTTCAGTTGATAACATTCCTTCTTCCTAGaaacagtttaaaataaaactctCTGTAGCTCTTTCTTCATATCAAAGTTAAAACTAAAACCACtacttttatttgtttgtaacaTAGCTATAGTTCATACATTTTGTAGACAGCATTAGAATACGTTTATTCAGCCAATCAGGATTGGGACAGCCTCGTTTTGCTCAAAAAGATGAACGAGTTTGTCttctaaataattaaaaacatacatgtatttattataattacttTGTTTATAACATTATCTGTAGTATTATACATAAATCTAAATAGGTAAAAGAAATTTTGCATGTTGTTGGGAGTATCTATTACTTGATCCCTGACTTTGTGATAAACAATTAACAATGCCAAATAATATTCTAAAACATGACAACTAATTATACTGACATTCACAATAAGGTATACAATCAAGAATACAACCAACGATAACTGGGCAGATCAGCTACTATACACATACACTCTAATAAGATAACAGACGTGTAAAAAGGAGAAAGCTTGTGATACACACTAGACTAGTTCTGGATGTACAGGACTTGGAAATGACATCTTTACAATCTGAAAGAGAACAACAAAAATCAGCTATTATATTATTGGTTAATCGCTCAGCTTACGAACCGGAGCGTTCCGGTTTAAATCCCAATgaaggatttttaattttgagatcttaagagcgcctctgagtccacctagctttaattggtacctgacattagttgtgaaaAGTAAATAcgattggttgttgtgctggctacatgataccTTCGTTAActctgggccacagaaacagaagacttTTACCttttctgccctatagacctcatAGTATGAAAGGGTActtcacttttgtttctttactaATATATCATTGACACTTTGTTCGTCAACACTTTACATTTTGACTTGTTTTATTGACTACAAAACATGTCAGATGTCATTGCCGAACAAATATCACGGGCGTGCTTTTGACAGAGTTTATTTTCTAAGTTTCTAATAGACACTCAACTGTTAGCAAGCTAACAATGCAGTTAAACATTGTATTTGTTGTTTAGTTTACAGTACACTTCAACCTAGAATAGCAGAAATAATAAAAGCAGAGCTGGACAAgtaaacacaaatatttatacCTCATACTTAATGAGGTGGTGGGGGCGTGGGGGCTGTGTGATTAAGCACTCTACTTCagaacctggagtcctgggttcgaatctcgatgaagactaagattttgaatttcgggattttcagggcgtcctaagtccacccatctctaataggtacctgactttatttgtggaaagtaaaggcggttggtcgttgtgctggccccatgGCACCCTGCTCATTTACTGTTGGCCAAAgcaatagatgaccttaacatcctcTGCTTTATAGATGACCAGGTCTGAataaggaaattttacttttacttaatGAGATTAACGTACACAACTTTTTGTTGAATGTAGAGACTGGAAATGGTTCGAGTCCCAGCCATGTATCTTTAAGAAAATACGAATTAGTTCAAGTTTAGAAGGTATGGAGAATTACGCCTCCCCTTttgctaaataaaaaatatttttatagtcAATTTGTCTGTCTGATTAAATGAGTCACGTAAAAATAGAGATACACCATCTTACCTGCACAAGAAAACGTGAAGATGGCGACACGTCCATTGTTCACAGTTAAACTATAGTTTGAGCTTTTCTTTAGAAGACTGTGGTCTGTGAAATTAACGCTAATATAACcaaaaacatatttttcaaagtaaacagTATAGGTCAAGTCGACCCCATCCGTGATGTCAATACCGTTAGAAGATAACAGAATTGAGTTCGGCGCTGGGTAGCCTGCCACGTCAAATGACGAACTGTAGTCTGTCAAGAAGTGAAGGCTTCCTACACTTTGTATGTCTATATCTTTGTCTACATCCTTATTTGAAGTTAATCTGAGCTGGcctgttaaatatatatatatatatataaagtaatatgaaagaattagaaaaaaaagtaacatattGTCTAATATTTTCTAAAGAACGTTTCGTCTTTATGTTGACCTAAGTCATAGCACAAACAACAAACAGATCATTCGTTGCTCACAGTTTATAGTAATAAAGTATTGAGTCATTTCTGAGCAGTTCAAGCACGGTAGCCTGAATTCTGAATCGAAACCTCTACTGATTTGAGTCATTTCTGGGCAGTTCAAACATAGTAGCCTGAATTCTGAATCGAAACCTCTACTGATTTGAATTATTTCTGGGCAGTTCAAGCATGGTAGCCTGAATTCTGAATCAAAACCTCTCCACTGATTGGCTGTTACGGGAAAGACGTATGGTGTTAACCTTGAAGAATAATCAGGAGCTGGTTAATCTGCTTTTTAATCTGCGGCAGCTTGCACCACATATGGCTAAGAACCAAACTTAAGCGACACCTGTCCTTCCTTTTGGACACATCAGCGTGGAGGGTGGCAAATGCTGTGGGGTGAGAAATTGTTACGTCCCTAGTTAATGCCAAATCCTTATCCTGTGTCCTTCAGATCACCCATATCTAGTTCCTTGGCCAGAGCCGTAGACTCTCACACATCATTAAAACTATAATCCCAAATGCATATTTATAGTGTTACTTAATAGTCTACTCTTGTAAATATACAAATGACGACatctctatttatctatctatctatctatctatctatctatctatctatctatctatctatctatctatctatctatctatctatctatctatctatctatctatctgtctatctgtctttctatctatctatctatctatctatctatctatcattttatctctatctatctatctatctatctatctatctatctatctatctatctatctatctatctaactatctatttatctatctatctatctatctatctatctatctatctatctatctatctatctatctatctatctatctatctatctatcattttatctctatctatttatctatctatctatctatctatctatctatctatcattttatctctatctatctatctatctatctatctatctatctatctatctatctatctatctatctatctatctatctatctaactatctatctatttatctatctatctatcattttatctctatctatctatctatctatctatctatctatctatctatctatcactctctctctttctctgtatgtctctgtctctctaaatgtatacacacatatatatatatataattggaGGCCATAGTctgccctaggcgaagtgagtTAGATGTCCccgaatgaaatagaaaaataaaaaataagcagcaaaaacaaaaaacgctaACCcaaaattacattatttaaaacctagtggaCTCCAAAATAACATTGGATAcaagtttctttatttcttctctaaaaaaaaatgtttagagaCCCCCACCAATCGAAGGCCATAAGCGGCTGTCCAggttgcctatgcctaaggccggccctgctatcTAGAACATATATATTGCTTACTGTGGTTCAAGACGAACATTCGTTTCTCCACTCTGTCTTCAAATTGACTTGAATAATAACAAGTGAAAGAACCAGACGCTAGACGATCATGGATGGAAATATTGACAGGAATCCCAGGAGAAATGAGACTATTATCGAATAGATTCGCAATGATAAACTGAGTTGAGTCCAGGTAGAGTACAGGCGCAGGGAATCCGTTGGAAGTGCAGCGGAAGGATAGCATGTCGCCTGATACCTCCACCACAGAGTCGTTCTTGCCATTGATTGTAAAGTAAATTTCTGTCGGTTTGTCTGAAAATAAGAAAACATTGGTATAggtcaggggtcggcaaccttttgagttggaagagccaaaaatgagaatttacaaaattttaaagtttttaaagagccacaacaaTTTTTCTTgtcaacaataaatagtactcacacacacacagatatctCTAGAGTGTTTTTCACGACCAATTAGATAATATATGGCATTGTTagctaattgttttgttaattcGGTAAAAACTAAAGCAGTTAAATATTTACTTACAACATTAACTTGTACTTaactaacaaacaattgagcaaaccCAATAGCATTGGGTCGATGACTTTGcaaggttttagaaagtttggatacatttggctcataacttgtttttagtttcaaacacgactctaaattttcatttgatgTTGGCTTcatacttttcttttaattctaTTCCTGCAAGAGAACGATTGCTCGCACGAATAAGTCGATCCAAAGATAGTCTGCACtccaaatgccaacttcttTACCTGACTGTAGCAGTCAGGAAGACTATTCAACTCATTAACTCGCatgtgtgacaggtggggaaatgtgatgtgtgtttggcgcgtttaatgtctaggggatgattatttttaaagctatcacacaccaacctatcagcatatgaatcgggagcagacacgcaacgagacaagcaatgaaagatagatacaaaagttaaaaataaaagaatatttatttacataaatatacatataagaatgaaaaaaaggggggggggggtttgcatctatctctagtgaatactagatttaatcatcactcgtgcatttaataagagagtatgtcactttgtcctctgacttagctggttgtcctgttgatgtcgcagctggctgtgctCCGGCTTggggttctgcagctggaggtggcgctctagcggatagagggacgccggtgattcagttcttgtggagtttcagtccaaagttctgatatctgtagtgggcacagtagggcgggtggccggctaccgtgggcacaaggttactgcgggcagagctgatctgccgtgggcagcgtagttgacaggatatgtccagtgagttgcagagggttggcgtagctaagacgtctcacacagatctgaatctatagggacgtcgcacctaatagcttgacaggtgggctgtcgaataggcgggcaatgccgatagcgccaagtggtagagttgagtaaatctcagtaggcaagtgcagagctgaatagcactaagcacagatgcaggtaaatagatcgttgatccaataaataaataggcaggtaaatagttcttgatagcaaataggtgattaatccaatagataaataggcagacacctgagggaggctgcggataaataaagacaagttaggacatgtctctcatacatcttatcgatgccctcggctgaggtgcattcgtcagattggtaacaTTGCTTTAAAGCACAATGGGGAGAGGATGTCAAATGGgattgggaaaatagatggctgatagtagcaatataaaaaggtacatagaaggggaaataataatataagaatgtacatagaaggggaaataataatctcaaataaacaacacaggtggatagagaaagagaggggggggggaaatgggcggtggtcagcgacccagacgatttgtttacatatgaccgtgggtcgagaacaatggggCGCGCTTGAATGTAGAGGgtgtattagtgcgctagtaaaattatcacggttgtcagccgagatgaagaaaataaaataagacgtacaaatatatacatggttgcatcaacgatcaattgagcaacgtagcattaatagattaatgcaattcataaatacatacataggacatgtttatgttctctacttacgccagtgagaaatacacaatgcactaattaaatctaaatgaactaagcaatatacacatgataatatccaatggaaatagcacaaaagtaattaagatggaacttgtgattaagttcggcttaccaccaggtattcctctaggagaaagaatgtatgaagtagtccagactcgatagctcagatATAatgagaaaggagagagagtctgacttgatttgatttaccttatatacaggcctggagaatgtgggcggacacaggaaatgtcctaggctaagaattatcttacacgtgggtgaattagacttaagatgggagcgtcgagaggcactttgactcgagtaatctcctagatcaaagagagacgtaggagaaagggggggggagtgacttgcattccacacaaggtggtgtccactgcggctgtcagacatcctgccgatgagatcaaagagtctgggtgtatctttgccccggtcaagggaagataaatcgaaagacgtggcctaactatctccaatgtggtcaactaagtctagcctggaggggaaaaggtggtgcgggtggagaatttaggggtaggatggggaaataattaaaataaaataaataaataaggaaaaaaaaaattaatgctgtgataatttagagtgactctgacagcgagtttttgactagTCACAGCATGTATGAAGCAGTTtttgacatactcaccatctataaataatttgcatttttttcgcaatttctagtggtaccgCAAAGCTCGCCatattagcattacttgtacattgcttctaactttgagaagataatcgcttctaactcaattacttgaaacaacaaactattcgTCACAGCCAAAGCACATGGTGAAGATGCTAAttcgtcttgcgtcgaaagcgaattaaaatttacatagagacatccGAGAGCTTCCGTCGGACTTATCAACAGTGAGGGCGTGTGTAATGGGGTAGAGGTGTGGTGAatagcgagtacaagtggctatttgaaaaacaaattcgataaaataaataatatttgcgtatggaactaataagagccgcagcttcacatccaaagagccgtatgtggctcgcgagccgcaggttgccgaccccgggtaTAGGTTTAGTTTAAGAAAttcaaatgtaaaagttatcaTCTCTAGAACcgtgaacctttttttttcattattaaagagacttttgttttaatattaaaacgTATTACATATGGCGTAATCTCAGTAGTCTTATATGTTACTGGTGGTCAGAGAATGGGCCAGTTTGGTGTTCAATGTTGAAACCAGGGCTGTGGTCAACTTGGTCATTTTGATAGGGGGTAAAGTGGATGTCACTATGGGTCATAGTAGAGGTCATGTTGGGGGGCAGAGTTGCGATCAAATGGAGTTCATGGTGGGCTAAAAGTGGAGGTCATTGTGGGGTAAGAATGGAGACAAATTCTAGGTCAAGGTGAGGTCAGGGTAAGCTCAAGAGTGGAGACCAGATTAAGGTCATCTCGTCATGGTGTGGCAGAGTGGAGGTCAACATACAGAGGTGGATAACAATGAAAGTAGTGGTGGATTTAGAGTGGAGATGAAAGGTCAGAGTGGAGGACAGAGTCAAGGTCAAGATGGTGGTTTGAAGACCACGACTTTTGCTATAAAAGTGTAAATCAAATGACTTTAAAACTTTACCGTATTTCATGTGTTCACTCAAAGGAGAGATTTCCTTCCTCCGTCTGCCAACATTGTCTAAGACTGACATAGAAAACTGATATTGAATTTGGTAACCATAAGCCAAAATTTCCATAAGTTCATCCATGAATTGGAATGTAATTGTAGTTTGGTCGACTTCAGTTCGAAAGAAGGTCAAGTTCTTGTAAGAATAGCCAACTTTATCCTACAACAGGTTGTCAAATATATGAATTAATACATTTGAACTGTcacgaaaaataaaacaaaaaggataTAATATGAATTAACTACAATATCTGTAGTAAAAATACTTTCTGTTCtattgtttaaagtattaacCTCATCAATTTTAAAACTTAGTGGCTTAGTCTATAGCCAGTATTATAATAacatcacatttttttcttccaatcGAAAGCCTTCATTCCCAACCTCAAACAAAAGCACGGTTCTGAAACAAAGCACATACCCTCCTAGCATATATAAACACCGGCACTACACACATTGTGTACCCgtcaataaataaaagtacTGATCAACAATTTACTGAAGCTTTGttctagtttgaaaaaaaaacatcactatTGGCAACTTAGTCCACTCTTGAcatatttatgttaattttgtcagtctgtaaaatgtttgtaaaatgttttacatttttcggatgttccttcagagttgaagataattacttcctagtccaaacctcccgcaggacgacgggggatgggagcgggcagggtttgaaccctggaccatcgataaatccgaacgacagtccagcgcgcaaaccgcacgaccaggcagccatccacgaCCAAGTCAGTCatagatgtagaccaacaaAGGCGGCACCTTAA from Biomphalaria glabrata chromosome 9, xgBioGlab47.1, whole genome shotgun sequence encodes the following:
- the LOC106053018 gene encoding uncharacterized protein LOC106053018 — protein: MANIFLVLYMVYVSLHLTGSQQFQCSRPDYDKLQPTDVGVCVYNMCVHCISKTTYQEINYTLAVKINETVWTLDKDNALYLTQDNLTRITFPFNDSLGFSLFDGPVQFQFSMSALEEDGNVTNETTPWTAPERFSSQQFQCSRPDYDKLQPKDLGVCLYNMCVHCISKTTYQEINYTLAVKINETVWTLDKDNAIYSTQDNLTQITFPFNDSLGFSLLDGPVQFQFSMSALEGDGNVTNETNPCTTSEQFKTPDFICGSPDYDRSQTPRYEMCRQYLCVQCVSNVTYQLINATLGFLVQDKVGYSYKNLTFFRTEVDQTTITFQFMDELMEILAYGYQIQYQFSMSVLDNVGRRRKEISPLSEHMKYDKPTEIYFTINGKNDSVVEVSGDMLSFRCTSNGFPAPVLYLDSTQFIIANLFDNSLISPGIPVNISIHDRLASGSFTCYYSSQFEDRVEKRMFVLNHSQLRLTSNKDVDKDIDIQSVGSLHFLTDYSSSFDVAGYPAPNSILLSSNGIDITDGVDLTYTVYFEKYVFGYISVNFTDHSLLKKSSNYSLTVNNGRVAIFTFSCADCKDVISKSCTSRTSLVCITSFLLFTRLLSY